One stretch of Anguilla anguilla isolate fAngAng1 chromosome 5, fAngAng1.pri, whole genome shotgun sequence DNA includes these proteins:
- the LOC118227104 gene encoding ATP-sensitive inward rectifier potassium channel 11-like: MLSRKELIPDDYVLTRLAEDVLQPKCTAKTRKARFVAKNGRCNVAHTNIREQGRFLQDVFTTLVDFRWIYTLIIFTMSYLCSWLLFGMIWWLVAFAHGDLHQQSQDFIPCATSVDSFASAFLLSMEVQLTIGFGGRMVTEECLSAIITLIVQSIVGLIINAVMLGCIFMKTAQARRRAETLIFSKHAVIALRNNKLCFMIRLGDLRKSMIISAAVRMQVIRKTFTNEGEMVPLDQIDIQMDNPIGTNGIFLVSPLIICHIIDKNSPLYDLSEFDLQHEDIEVVVVLEGVVETTGITTQARTSYLSEEIFWGRRFVPTVSEDDGMYAVDYSKFGGTVDVPTPSCSARKLDEMGSIAHSKESQLRTRGTIRKRKLVSPREKTALPNRHTGNVI; this comes from the coding sequence ATGTTGTCTAGAAAAGAGCTTATTCCTGACGACTACGTGCTCACACGTTTGGCAGAGGATGTGCTACAGCCTAAATGTACAGCCAAGACGAGAAAGGCTCGGTTCGTGGCCAAGAACGGGAGATGCAATGTGGCCCATACGAACATCAGGGAGCAAGGGCGGTTTCTGCAGGATGTGTTCACCACTCTAGTGGATTTTAGATGGATTTATACACTTATAATATTCACGATGTCTTATCTATGCAGTTGGTTGCTGTTCGGAATGATTTGGTGGCTCGTGGCTTTTGCGCATGGGGACCTACATCAGCAAAGTCAGGATTTCATCCCGTGCGCCACAAGTGTCGATTCCTTTGCTTCGGCATTTTTGTTGTCAATGGAGGTGCAACTGACTATCGGTTTCGGGGGTCGCATGGTCACGGAAGAGTGCCTCTCTGCCATAATTACACTTATTGTTCAGAGCATCGTGGGTTTGATTATTAATGCCGTCATGCTCGGGTGCATCTTCATGAAAACCGCTCAAGCCCGTCGCCGCGCGGAGACGCTTATATTCAGCAAGCATGCGGTGATTGCCCTGAGAAACAACAAGCTGTGCTTCATGATCAGACTTGGGGACCTCCGAAAAAGCATGATTATCAGCGCCGCGGTCAGAATGCAGGTGATCAGAAAGACCTTCACTAACGAGGGAGAGATGGTCCCCCTCGACCAAATAGATATTCAGATGGACAATCCGATCGGGACGAACGGCATATTTTTAGTGTCCCCTCTTATTATTTGCCACATCATTGACAAAAATAGTCCCCTCTACGATCTTTCAGAATTCGACTTGCAACATGAGGACATAGAGGTCGTTGTCGTGCTGGAAGGTGTGGTTGAAACAACTGGCATCACAACCCAAGCTCGGACATCGTACCTGTCGGAGGAGATATTTTGGGGGCGAAGATTTGTGCCAACAGTCTCGGAAGATGACGGCATGTACGCTGTGGATTATTCTAAATTTGGGGGCACGGTTGACGTGCCAACTCCTAGCTGCAGTGCGAGGAAACTCGATGAGATGGGAAGCATTGCTCATTCTAAAGAAAGTCAACTACGGACTAGAGGGACCATCAGGAAACGCAAACTGGTCTCGCCGCGTGAAAAAACAGCATTGCCCAACCGACATACTGGTAATGTTATTTGA